aatttttaaatatatcagatagatattttttacatttctccTAAATAGCCTAGTTTATAAGATAAAAGGTTACACAATTTTAGATCATCTATCTTATACTAATTATGTGAATGAGATAGTTTCCTTCAATTAGTAATATTGTATTTTCACATCTCCATTCTTAAAATAGATTAGCCGTAACATGAAACATATTACTCATAGATTgagatatttccaaattaaattgcCCAATTTTGTTCCCGttcgtttaaataaaagaaaactgtGTGTATGCATTTTGCCCACGACTTCCCAAATTACTTTTCATTCATGGAAACTTTGATTTCGTACTACGCGTTACGCCACTGTTACTGTGTATCGTGTTTGCACGTTTTTTGTTAATACCTCACACTCAAGCTGTCAGTGGAGTAATGGCATTCCCAATTACCAAATCCAGACTCACTCCAAACCCGAAGTAAGCTATTTTAAAACTATGATCTTGAATCACTTTTGAAACATCTGTTTTCCAGCTATTAGGAAAGACGTAAAAATGACTAATTTAAGCCAAGAATTTTAAGTTTGAGAAAAGcgccataaattttaaaaacggaaTGGATATTTTCCATTGGATCCGTATTTGAACAGAATGTTGGGTATTGGAATTCTTTACTTTTCTTCGAAAACATTGGTCGCATGACaccacattttattaaaaattccaacatTCCATGATAAGTTTACCTTGCGTATTTTTAGATTGAGGTTTAATTCTGGCCATTAATATAAAAGTGTTTTGTAAGGAGGAGGAAAATAAAGCGTATGTCTCATATCCCTTTTACAACAACAGGGTCATATTCGCCTTGGTTTTGTTGGCGAGTTGTAGTCCGCTTCTACACATTTTGTGTGGATCTCCTTTTAATTGCGTATTTTATACATGCACGTGCCCTTTGTTGTGTTGCAGCAAAGCAAATATTGTAGACCCCTTCACTCTACGGTATTGTTTTTGTGTACTGTATGTGTACAGTGGCAATATGAAGTGGAAACCTGATGGTTGTCTCCTTAAGGAGTATTATTCTGAGTAAGATTTATTCGCTAAGTTGATatctttattcaaattaagttaaataattttccattagaTTTTGACAATAACTGTGTTTGAAATCATAGTTTTATGATCTAATAAGTGGGTTTggttagtaaaggtataaacctaaaattggaaaagaaagaagaaaaaaattgtatctaAGACGTACGAAAATGACTTACTTACTGTCTGTTGCACATttctttcataaatttttggaCTACTTTGCTCCTAAACTAGCAGTTATGGATTAGATAggcaattcaaattaattattactgTTTTGTTATCTGTGCTCTTCTATATTTCACAATTGTAATAGACTGATATATTTTAGAATATACAAATTACTGTagggatatttttttacattttagtgAATCTGAGAGTGATAGCGTCGAGGATAACATTGCAGAAGAAGATTCACAAAGCATTTCAAGTAGCGATCCAATTTCTACCGATGAATCTTCTAAAGACTCGTCGAGTAGTCGTGTGTCTGTGAATGTCGATTCTTCTGGTAAGtttgacacatttttattcatatattttttcgcaTCTAGATTGAtgaatctaaaaatttaatttaaaaaatacattaaatactTAAAGAATTATTCAATTTAGGCTTAAAAAACCTTAGCAAACCTAGAAAATTTCAGGCCATAAGATTTTCATTTCCGAGATACCTTACAGGTACTTTTATTGATCGGTATATGTATgcacttttaaaaatcatctGCAAAATGACATATatctttgtttgtttttcactTTTGCCTACCTTTAACTCTTTCATATAGTATACTTTAGCAGACCAACAAATCTTAAACACGCCACTGTCTATACTAGATTTTAGAGATTAGCTTACATATATATTTCTTATTCGTGgatctgaaaaatatttgaaatttaaacttaGACATGCAGTTGTATTCTCAAACTTAGCTAGACATCTTTTTAGTGGTATTGacattcctttttttttatttcaggatTGGAATGTACTAGTTGGCCAGTTCGTTCAAGTCTGTTTCCAAACATTCCCCCGTACGTAAAATTCCGCCCTCACGACTTGGAGAACGCCTATAAATTACctaatggaaaaaagtatttcaaatggaaactTAGCACAATTACGCCTATTATAGTTCGCAAAACTTTGTCGAATTCCGGCTTTGCCTTGGTTAGAAGTGAGTTTAGTAGAGGTGTGTTCCCCATTTCACCCTTAGCAATCCCGTTTTACCATATCATAGGCCTCCTCCCTTCCTCATTGTGCCTCAATCTTTACAAACATTGCATCAGTACCTCTAATGAATTATTCAAATCTGTGTTTTAGAATCAAATCAGTGGTTAGGTACGTGGGGCAAGCATATGAAATCTCCCATGTTTAAAACGTTAAAGGACGCCCAAAAGCTGAATCACTTTCCTGGCACATTCCAGTTGGGCAGAAAAGATAGGTTGTGGCGCAATTTCCAAAAGATGATTTCTAAATATGGACTGAAAGAGTGAGAATATTTTACGCAAGATTGTGGGAATCAAATCTTCTTAACAACCAATTTATTAGGTTTGGTTTTCTACCTCATACTTACGTACTACCTcaagaattgaaaattctgAAGCAAACCTGGGATTTCAAAATCAACGGGGGTAAAGAAATGTGGATTATCAAGCCGGTAAACTCTTgctagaaaattttcatatatggATTTGATAATTCGCATTTTAGCCTGCTTCGGCAAGAGGTGTAGGAATCAAAGTGATAAACAAATGGTCTCAATTGCCTAAAAAAACGTCCTTAGtgtgtcaaaaatatattcataacCCCTACCTCATAAATGGGAGCAAATTCGATTTGAGGCTGTATGTATTAGTTACTAGTTTTCACCCTCTTAGAATCTACTTGTATCCGGAAGGATTAGCGAGATTTGCAAGTGGTgagttatgttttttaattgttaagaTGTGTTTCCAggtattttttcttgtttcagcCAAATATAGCGATGACGTTAAAGATCTCAAAGATCGATATATGCATTTAACCAACTATAGTATCAATAAGTTGTCCAGTCAGTACACTGCCAATGAAGATGCGAATTCGTGCCAGGGACATAAATGGTGGGTATTCAGGccttaaaagtttttcttttcgtAAGTTTATTGTTTTCGACGACTACAgagacattttcattttagattattttgagTTTATATAAAGagcatttaatatttaacacaaaaagaaataatcaaTGAATCAAACTGCCAAATTACAATATAAAGTTATTGTTCTAGGACCCTTACGAAACTAATGGAGTATCTGCACATACAAGGCGTCGATACGAAAGTCctttggaaaaatttgcaacaaCTAGTGATAAAGACAATAATATCATCTGAAGCCTTAATAACGCCTCTCTGTGAGGAGAATATGAATAGTTATTATAATTGTTACGAATTGTTTGGTGTGGACGTTCTCTTAGACGAGCATTTAAAACCATGGTTACTGGAGGTAAgattttggtttaatttttatctacGATAAGAAGTCTATATAAAACTTATGTTATCTTTTAGGTTAATATTTCACCAAGCCTTCATAGTTCCTCGCCTCTTGATGCCTACGTAAAAGGTCCCTTAGTACAGACCTTGTTCGATTTAGCGCAGTTCCATTTTCCTTTACGTTTGTCACAGAATGTAAAAAACGCCCCGCAGTGTTTCGACAATCGGCTCTATACCACTGCTCTCACGAAGAAAGAAAGAGGCAAGCACTCGAACTTCGAACTGTTTGAAAGTAGAGAGGATTACTTAGATGATATTCTGTATAATTTAACAGGTAAGGGGATagtattattttcttgtttatttttttgcgaatttACTTAGGTGATGACATTCGACATTTGTTAAGAGCAGAAGATGAGTATGTGGTGAAAGGAAGATTTGAGAGGATATTTCCGACTGCGCATACATATAAGTATATGGAATTTATGGAAGCACGGTATTACAATCGATTATTTGATGCGTGGGAAACGAAGTATTCTTCTAAACGAGAAGACGGTAAGATTAGCAAGCACTAACCATTTATGGTAACTTTTTTGAGATTTgtcatttcatttatttttacaatacGTTTACCAATAAGtcttgagtttttttattcttttgtaATGTAAAATTGCGGAAATATAACTATTTTAGCTATGAACATGGTTACTCTGAACCAGAACCAATATGAATAAGaagtgataattaaaaaagttacagCGAATTTTCACTAGTATATTTTTTGCAGGTATCGCCTTACTTCAATCCTTATGTGCCAAAAAGCTACACTTAAAGGTAGCTCATCACAGCACGGTAAATAAGGTAGGTAATCTACGTCTTATTACAGTAGTCTATACCATTTCAAAATCttgcttattttgaaataGGCTTTGTTTATATCATAAGGAAAACCGGAGTAGGTAAttacagattaaaaaaaagttttttgtagaAATAGTCAGTTATCATTTGAAATTATGCATTTCATTTACAacagaagatttttttaatatacagccGTTGCAAGGTGTCCATTTGACAATCCCGCGAAGTCcaactaatttgtttatccTGTCTACTGCGGGTTTGGCATAAATTGATTCAAGGGATTTAATTCGTAAATTAAGTAataggttttttttccaaaaaaataatgaacgaTGACGCAATGAAACCTCTTAACTCATTTTAGAATTAACGGGCCAAAGCCTTATATAACTCTTTGTAATCGAATGTAAAATACGGAAATACACTTTTACTATTATATAGATTCATACGACTCTGTGGGAGTGTCAGGTGGACATCCGGTATGGAGACAATAAAAGCACAAAATCAAAACTGAATAGACGCTGCCAATGTTAATTATGCGTTTACACCAAATATTGGTTTCTCATTGGTAAGACTGATAGATGGATAGTCCATTTTCAACTTAGGTTAATGCTTTTTATTCTCCATTTGCGTCCAAATTCGTTTTACTTTttgataaaacaaaaacacttaGTAACCACACACTTACATAGTTTAtaaggaaattttttattttcgttaatgtAATATTATTGGGGTCAAATCAAGGCCAGAAATTCCATTATGGCAGCGCTGCATTCTCTGTGCTCTCAATGTCGCAGTAAGTGGGAACTATCTCTCAAAATCGACGTCAGTTTGTTAATAGAATAGTTTTCTAGTTTTCGTCGTGCCAAAATATCTCAATCACGCCACGTAATGAAATGAAAGCAAAGTTGAAAGTTTCTCATTGACAAATAGGACTATAAACAACAATATTATAGAAAGCAGAAACTTGTTAGATGATGTTAACAAAGATCGTGTAAtttttgaacaccctgtgCCAGTAGTATGTAATTTAGTTAtgtgtttaattaattgaatatattGTTAGAGCCTAGCGATGCAATCAACCAGTTAACGTTTACAACCTAGCCAAccatgtgttttttttaattgtgacattttagaaattagAAGACTCATAGAAATTAGATGTGTgattttggacaaaaaatgcaaagtgGGGATTAAAGACCCGTTTACTATGGTAGGGAGCTCCTTAAATATAATTGTAGCTAACAGTTCACATATTTGTAAATTAGTAAACTGGCCCTTAATCAACATTAGAATTAGAGGCATTAGATATCAGATCGACATCGTTATACCGGAGGTGAACATCAACATTGTGCTTTAAAGGAGACATATCTATCGTAAATACTACCTTGAGTTCGTACAAAATTGGTACTGTctaaatttattagttttcaaaatattaacacatctttaataaaaattattagtgcGGGCCTTCGATTTGTCAGTGTTTGATAAAATTCTAGGTCTTCTAGGAAAGCAAGTTGTGTAACAAACTGTCGAAATGAACATAAATTGAGGTTTAGCTCTAGATTATATAAAAATCGTAGAGCCTAGAAACTGAGAAGAATAAATATCGTATAGATTGTTGTTTAGACTTAAGTTACTTGTACGTGTATAGAGCGATAAAAGTATCGCAGTGCCAgacattgtttaaaaaatagagagaAAACAAGTCGTTTTTACctatttatttgtataaaaatatggaaaagtaCTTTCTATTCTTTAATCGATGGCAAGGGCAATTGAATATgtacattttatattaaaatctcttttcttatttattttagagcTGTCAGAATATGACCCCTGGGGAAACGATGACTTCGAATCCGCAGCCATCATATGAGGGACACACTCGTCCTTTAGAAGAGATTATGAAGGAGGCTTCTATTTCTactaaattgcttttatgtGAAGAAATTAAGGTGTGAAGGGATATAACAATTGTAAGTTGTAAATAATAGTTACTCCTTGAAACTTTAAGTCATATAGGATACAATAGTTTTTACGTCAACTGCATGGTAAACTATGTGCCATTAACTAgttgaataattattgatgACAACAATTTCGATCACTGAacgaatataaatattattatgacGTATCCCTAAAAAGATAATAACGTCGAGGTTCAAGGTCTTTATGATATTACTAAGCATTaatgatttaaacaaaaattatttattcacttAATCTTTAACGTATTCTTTGTTTTAGATCAATAATCGTCAAGCTGTATAATGTGAATGTCTTGTAAAAACGCCAGCGTAGACTGCCAAGTACGTCTCGTTATTTTACTTTCCGAGAATCGTATattctattgttttattttcacatatGGTGTAGTAAATACTctatatttatttgtattatttattaattctaaGTTTCATTCTTAAGGATATTCCactctttttttactttaatttaattatttaaacatgatttaataaataaattttatttgaattaagaACAacgtattttttgttaaacccactataatttctcaattttggtTATATTAGATCTGCAATCAATCCTagataattatggaaaatggCAATGAGTGCAACAAATGCTgacatataatttaaaacttacaaTGAGATTTTCATTCACTACTTATTTACCTCTAAAAAACAGGTAAACCTTTTCGATTTAACGATTcagaaaaaagtaaatttgttcaaatttgtcaaagtttCATAATAGATCGAGATGTGTTTACATAAGGCGAAGACATATTCAACTCATAACTTTATTCATCTTCAATTACTTCTTGCTCTTCAAACGTCGTCCACGAacctgaaataaatttaacgaGTTTCACGCAATTCCTTCCTTTTGACATTAAAAAAGCTTGAATTTAAAAGCTTTAAGTCTATTTTGAAAGGCAAATTAACTACAAAAATTACCCTTTTACTAGCCAAGTCACTTACTATCACTCAAGTTGTCCTCAGCGTTATCTCTGTTTTCCTGAATATCGTTCAGTGGTAGTACATCCCTGTGAAGTCTGTGATTAGATCGAGGCCTCGGTATTTGTctcatttgaacatttatgtcGAGTTGCATTCGGACGTCTAGAACCATGAAACCAACCGTTATCAAAAGAGGTAAACGGTACCGGCAGTCCCAAGCTAGTTTCAGTAGAAATAGAAGCGGAGTACCATCTCCCATCGTTAGTTGAAtcaatcttaaaaataaacaaattattattaacatttttaacatcCATATAAGTTATACCtatgaaaaaatacagggtgataaaTGATAACATGTCAGTACATCATGTGGCGAGTgtttaaatgatttacttAAGTCCAACCAGATACAAGGTatttaatttgagaaaaaatatctcaatcttatttctgtaatttttacattttatgcgttattaagtttaaatttttggtataaaaatataacgtCTCAATTAATGCTAGAGATCTACAGgacgaaaattattttggtgTCAGTCCCAAAGTTCCGAAGTTCCATTCTGATTTCTGTTTTAAATAGCGAAATATCTGCCGTTTCAATTATCGCAAACACGAACGAGAAAGTATGAGGTAATTCTTTTGGCATATTTAACACGAAAAAGAATTTAAGGGGAATCAAAAGCTAGAACTTGTGCCAAGTAAAGTTTGGCACTATTTTATCGATACTTGCAATTAccaatacagaaaaaaaaatactttagttattttttctttatttttttaattcttgtgAAAATGATATCTCACGTGTTCGAGTTTTCGTAACTGgacaaagaaatattttaaagtgtgATACGTACTTTCTATATGATTTTTCATCATAtacattgaaaatattgcacAAACACTTGTTTTATAAGAGTTCCGGACACGTATTAGGAAGGACAGCAGgtggttgaaaaaaaaattagtgcaGGTAAAGC
This portion of the Euwallacea fornicatus isolate EFF26 chromosome 4, ASM4011564v1, whole genome shotgun sequence genome encodes:
- the LOC136350808 gene encoding tubulin monoglutamylase TTLL4-like isoform X3; translation: MKWKPDGCLLKEYYSDESESDSVEDNIAEEDSQSISSSDPISTDESSKDSSSSRVSVNVDSSGLECTSWPVRSSLFPNIPPYVKFRPHDLENAYKLPNGKKYFKWKLSTITPIIVRKTLSNSGFALVRSEFSRESNQWLGTWGKHMKSPMFKTLKDAQKLNHFPGTFQLGRKDRLWRNFQKMISKYGLKEFGFLPHTYVLPQELKILKQTWDFKINGGKEMWIIKPPASARGVGIKVINKWSQLPKKTSLVCQKYIHNPYLINGSKFDLRLYVLVTSFHPLRIYLYPEGLARFASAKYSDDVKDLKDRYMHLTNYSINKLSSQYTANEDANSCQGHKWTLTKLMEYLHIQGVDTKVLWKNLQQLVIKTIISSEALITPLCEENMNSYYNCYELFGVDVLLDEHLKPWLLEVNISPSLHSSSPLDAYVKGPLVQTLFDLAQFHFPLRLSQNVKNAPQCFDNRLYTTALTKKERGKHSNFELFESREDYLDDILYNLTGDDIRHLLRAEDEYVVKGRFERIFPTAHTYKYMEFMEARYYNRLFDAWETKYSSKREDGIALLQSLCAKKLHLKVAHHSTVNKSCQNMTPGETMTSNPQPSYEGHTRPLEEIMKEASISTKLLLCEEIKV
- the LOC136350808 gene encoding tubulin polyglutamylase ttll-4-like isoform X1, which translates into the protein MGDYSNIGLPHHTNTETKEKYCKYSYSYCAICDKQSPRRRSKSETNECCKRKCREMKSLTPKKYDKCIEYENMELEFDSKGWHETKYDCCRIRSNLVELPTSYIANNDNCQIPSNLSILQDDIDCLKPFKQNDFCPTSNSFDLRGPFEHVRAIDPRTKLLENVKNMSKIEATTLEPAMLSYIKSNGYHVPKSRIIDGLEFESSNGYSIGSRSNTSSCREYCQLVDFKSQNADSQAPLCYNTETYFNRQIDRENYSKEVDYLREKLKFLHNSSYTLRSNQDVNVQNLDSAKGNILRESCITTTTEPKHKLEEKVSPSEGAKHSNCKISLKTRKINIGKTQRGKSRLENIIIINSSVSESESDSVEDNIAEEDSQSISSSDPISTDESSKDSSSSRVSVNVDSSGLECTSWPVRSSLFPNIPPYVKFRPHDLENAYKLPNGKKYFKWKLSTITPIIVRKTLSNSGFALVRSEFSRESNQWLGTWGKHMKSPMFKTLKDAQKLNHFPGTFQLGRKDRLWRNFQKMISKYGLKEFGFLPHTYVLPQELKILKQTWDFKINGGKEMWIIKPPASARGVGIKVINKWSQLPKKTSLVCQKYIHNPYLINGSKFDLRLYVLVTSFHPLRIYLYPEGLARFASAKYSDDVKDLKDRYMHLTNYSINKLSSQYTANEDANSCQGHKWTLTKLMEYLHIQGVDTKVLWKNLQQLVIKTIISSEALITPLCEENMNSYYNCYELFGVDVLLDEHLKPWLLEVNISPSLHSSSPLDAYVKGPLVQTLFDLAQFHFPLRLSQNVKNAPQCFDNRLYTTALTKKERGKHSNFELFESREDYLDDILYNLTGDDIRHLLRAEDEYVVKGRFERIFPTAHTYKYMEFMEARYYNRLFDAWETKYSSKREDGIALLQSLCAKKLHLKVAHHSTVNKSCQNMTPGETMTSNPQPSYEGHTRPLEEIMKEASISTKLLLCEEIKV
- the LOC136350808 gene encoding tubulin polyglutamylase ttll-4-like isoform X2, with protein sequence MGDYSNIGLPHHTNTETKEKYCKYSYSYCAICDKQSPRRRSKSETNECCKRKCREMKSLTPKKYDKCIEYENMELEFDSKGWHETKYDCCRIRSNLVELPTSYIANNDNCQIPSNLSILQDDIDCLKPFKQNDFCPTSNSFDLRGPFEHVRAIDPRTKLLENVKNMSKIEATTLEPAMLSYIKSNGYHVPKSRIIDGLEFESSNGYSIGSRSNTSSCREYCQLVDFKSQNADSQAPLCYNTETYFNRQIDRENYSKEVDYLREKLKFLHNSSYTLRSNQDVNVQNLDSAKGNILRESCITTTTEPKHKLEEKVSPSEGAKHSNCKISLKTRKINIGKTQRGKSRLENIIIINSSVSESESDSVEDNIAEEDSQSISSSDPISTDESSKDSSSSRVSVNVDSSGLECTSWPVRSSLFPNIPPYVKFRPHDLENAYKLPNGKKYFKWKLSTITPIIVRKTLSNSGFALVRKSNQWLGTWGKHMKSPMFKTLKDAQKLNHFPGTFQLGRKDRLWRNFQKMISKYGLKEFGFLPHTYVLPQELKILKQTWDFKINGGKEMWIIKPPASARGVGIKVINKWSQLPKKTSLVCQKYIHNPYLINGSKFDLRLYVLVTSFHPLRIYLYPEGLARFASAKYSDDVKDLKDRYMHLTNYSINKLSSQYTANEDANSCQGHKWTLTKLMEYLHIQGVDTKVLWKNLQQLVIKTIISSEALITPLCEENMNSYYNCYELFGVDVLLDEHLKPWLLEVNISPSLHSSSPLDAYVKGPLVQTLFDLAQFHFPLRLSQNVKNAPQCFDNRLYTTALTKKERGKHSNFELFESREDYLDDILYNLTGDDIRHLLRAEDEYVVKGRFERIFPTAHTYKYMEFMEARYYNRLFDAWETKYSSKREDGIALLQSLCAKKLHLKVAHHSTVNKSCQNMTPGETMTSNPQPSYEGHTRPLEEIMKEASISTKLLLCEEIKV